Proteins encoded within one genomic window of Nordella sp. HKS 07:
- a CDS encoding EthD family reductase → MIKMSVYYPADGGSKFDHDYYRTRHMPLIQERLGDACLRYEIDKGLAGREPGSAPEFVAACHVYSPSLATFQEALGPHRAEIAADVASYTDIAPIVQISEVVEG, encoded by the coding sequence ATGATCAAGATGAGTGTCTACTATCCGGCCGATGGCGGTTCGAAATTCGATCACGACTACTACCGCACCCGCCATATGCCACTGATCCAGGAACGGCTCGGCGATGCCTGCCTGCGCTACGAGATCGATAAGGGCCTTGCGGGTCGCGAACCTGGAAGCGCGCCGGAGTTCGTCGCGGCGTGCCACGTCTACTCGCCGAGTCTGGCGACATTCCAGGAGGCGTTGGGTCCCCACCGCGCGGAGATCGCCGCGGACGTCGCCAGCTATACGGACATCGCCCCCATCGTGCAGATCAGCGAAGTCGTTGAAGGGTAG
- a CDS encoding DNA recombination protein RmuC, which produces MTLDQTGLQIGSQAFSLGQILLAGAALAFLLLIITAVMAWRGQKQRREESLETLRRASELEFRLAEMAGQLRSFTDQAASGQQHLARTLDERLDQVSHRLGRGLNEQSERTHLSLKHLYERLAVIDTAQANLTQLSSEMVSLKDILANKQARGAYGQARMEAIIRDGLHAQAYEFQATLSNGSRPDCLIKLPDSELRLVLDAKFPLEAFNALKVASGENDIRSAETRLRRDVILHVKDIAGKYLIAGETHETAIMFVPSESIYADLYERFEDVLQKAHRERVIIASPNVLMLLIQTMQAIFKDARMREQAGVIKIEVARLLEDVVRLKDRVLDLQRHFGQASTDLEKLGLSADKITKRGLRIEQLDVEEPAKIAGEDAQLRLVQGS; this is translated from the coding sequence ATGACCCTCGATCAGACCGGCCTCCAGATCGGCAGCCAGGCTTTCAGCCTGGGCCAGATCCTGCTCGCCGGCGCCGCTTTGGCCTTTCTCCTTCTCATCATCACCGCGGTCATGGCCTGGCGCGGTCAGAAGCAGCGGCGCGAGGAAAGCCTCGAAACCCTGCGCCGGGCCTCCGAGCTCGAATTCCGCCTGGCCGAAATGGCGGGCCAGCTCAGGAGCTTCACCGACCAGGCGGCGAGCGGCCAGCAGCATCTGGCGCGCACCCTCGATGAACGGCTCGACCAGGTGAGCCACAGGCTGGGGCGCGGCCTCAATGAGCAGTCCGAACGCACCCACCTCTCGCTCAAGCATCTCTATGAGCGGCTGGCGGTGATCGACACGGCGCAGGCCAATCTCACCCAGCTTTCCTCCGAGATGGTCTCGCTGAAGGACATCCTCGCCAACAAGCAAGCGCGTGGGGCCTACGGACAGGCCCGCATGGAAGCGATCATCCGCGACGGGCTGCATGCCCAGGCCTATGAATTCCAGGCGACGTTGTCGAACGGCTCGCGGCCGGACTGCCTGATCAAATTGCCCGATTCCGAATTGCGCCTGGTGCTCGATGCCAAATTCCCGCTCGAGGCCTTCAACGCGCTGAAAGTCGCCAGCGGCGAGAACGACATCCGCTCGGCCGAGACGAGATTGCGCCGTGACGTCATCCTGCATGTGAAGGACATCGCCGGCAAATATCTCATCGCCGGGGAGACGCATGAGACGGCGATCATGTTCGTACCGTCGGAATCGATCTATGCCGATCTCTATGAGCGCTTCGAGGACGTCCTCCAGAAGGCGCATCGCGAGCGGGTGATCATCGCGTCGCCCAATGTCCTGATGCTGCTGATCCAGACCATGCAGGCGATCTTCAAGGATGCGCGCATGCGCGAGCAGGCGGGCGTCATCAAGATCGAGGTGGCGCGGCTGCTCGAGGATGTCGTCCGGCTCAAGGACCGGGTGCTCGACCTGCAGCGCCATTTCGGCCAGGCGAGCACGGACCTCGAGAAGCTCGGCCTCTCCGCCGACAAGATCACCAAACGCGGCCTGCGCATCGAGCAGCTCGATGTCGAGGAGCCGGCGAAGATCGCCGGCGAGGATGCCCAGCTCCGGCTGGTGCAGGGCAGCTGA
- a CDS encoding MFS transporter, producing the protein MTSHRETLTTHPGDAPTPAPVQAGTREWLGLALLSLPTMLLGLDLTLLHLTLPALAVDLQPTSTQALWIMDAYGFMIAGFLITMGTLGDRIGRRKLLMIGATAFAAASVFAAFSTSAVLLIAARAALGVAGATLMPSTLALISNMFVNPRQRALGFGIWATMFGVGYALGPIAGGFLLEQFWWGATFLIAVPVVALLLLLAPVLLPEYRAPDSGKLDFTSVALSLAAMLPVIYGIKQIAKYGHSPDAIGALIVGVLFAILFVRRQRRLPDPLLDMTLFSNRAFSVALIVLLVGLIAVGGTMLLVAQYLQLVAGYSPFAAGLWMGLAALAMIAGGLGAPLIARHVRPGFVVAGSLILSALGYLLLSLLSNDTSGVAMAVAGLALAYLGNGTIAALGTDLVVGSAPPEKAGSASAMTETVQDLGVSLGIALLGSFSTTVYRQAILGHLPETLSEEARYAVSDSLWAVSSVTSQLPTGLIEEAKAAFTTGLNGAATLTAVGATILAVLAARALRHVETLTASTGPSARE; encoded by the coding sequence ATGACATCTCACCGCGAAACACTGACGACACATCCGGGCGACGCGCCGACGCCGGCGCCCGTTCAGGCAGGTACCCGCGAATGGCTGGGCCTGGCCCTGCTTTCCCTGCCAACCATGCTGCTGGGTTTGGACCTGACGCTTCTCCATCTGACCTTGCCGGCACTCGCCGTTGATTTGCAGCCGACCAGCACGCAGGCACTGTGGATCATGGACGCCTATGGCTTCATGATCGCCGGCTTCCTCATCACCATGGGTACGCTCGGCGACCGTATCGGCCGGCGCAAGCTGCTGATGATCGGCGCAACCGCCTTCGCCGCCGCATCCGTGTTCGCCGCCTTTTCAACCAGTGCCGTTTTGCTGATCGCCGCGCGGGCGGCGCTGGGCGTGGCAGGCGCGACCCTGATGCCCTCGACGCTGGCGCTCATCAGCAACATGTTCGTCAACCCTCGCCAGCGCGCGCTTGGCTTCGGCATCTGGGCGACGATGTTCGGTGTCGGCTATGCGCTGGGGCCGATCGCAGGTGGCTTTCTGCTGGAACAGTTCTGGTGGGGCGCGACCTTCCTCATAGCGGTACCTGTCGTCGCGCTGCTGCTGCTGCTTGCCCCCGTCCTGTTGCCGGAATATCGCGCCCCGGACAGTGGAAAGCTGGATTTCACCAGCGTCGCCCTGTCGCTCGCCGCCATGCTGCCGGTGATCTACGGTATCAAGCAGATCGCCAAATATGGGCATTCTCCAGATGCGATTGGTGCTCTCATTGTGGGCGTTTTGTTCGCCATTCTATTCGTCAGGCGGCAGCGGCGGCTTCCCGATCCGCTGCTCGACATGACGCTCTTCTCCAACCGGGCCTTTTCGGTGGCGCTGATCGTACTGCTGGTTGGACTGATCGCCGTTGGCGGCACCATGCTGCTCGTCGCTCAATATCTGCAGCTGGTGGCCGGTTACTCTCCTTTTGCCGCCGGCCTCTGGATGGGATTGGCGGCACTCGCCATGATCGCTGGCGGTCTTGGCGCGCCCCTTATCGCCCGGCATGTCCGGCCCGGCTTCGTCGTCGCCGGTTCGCTGATATTGTCGGCGTTGGGCTATTTGTTGCTCAGCCTGCTGAGCAATGACACGTCCGGCGTTGCCATGGCCGTCGCCGGTTTGGCGCTGGCTTATCTCGGCAATGGCACCATCGCCGCGCTCGGCACGGACCTCGTGGTCGGATCGGCGCCGCCAGAAAAGGCGGGATCCGCCTCGGCCATGACAGAGACCGTGCAGGATCTCGGTGTTTCCCTCGGCATCGCTTTGCTCGGCAGCTTCTCCACCACCGTCTATCGTCAGGCGATACTCGGCCACTTGCCTGAGACTCTCAGCGAGGAAGCACGTTATGCCGTCAGCGACAGTCTATGGGCGGTCTCCTCTGTGACGTCACAGCTGCCAACTGGCTTGATTGAAGAGGCGAAGGCTGCATTCACGACCGGCCTCAACGGGGCTGCCACATTGACCGCGGTTGGCGCAACGATCTTGGCCGTGCTCGCCGCACGGGCGCTACGCCATGTCGAGACGCTCACCGCTTCCACCGGGCCATCGGCGAGGGAGTAA
- a CDS encoding IS5 family transposase yields the protein MGCAERHGIECTVTEIPNGMVLNALSPKYRTGSPWADIPERCGPYTTCYNRFVRWRKAGVWDQPFDAVSRAYDGDMQMIDSSSIRVHQHGANGKKGARRIPPPGREPDDRCMGRSRGGLTTKIHALVDARGLPIALKLTPGQAHDGRSAAGMRDTLGGGDVLLADRAHDSDALRLEMAARGAWANIKPMPGRKRRPPFSAFLYRYRNLVECFFGKLKHFRAVATRFEKYSENYLALVKLASAKIWMRFTSR from the coding sequence ATCGGCTGCGCCGAACGGCATGGTATTGAATGCACTGTCACCGAAATACCGAACGGCATGGTATTGAATGCACTGTCACCGAAATACCGGACCGGCTCGCCGTGGGCGGACATTCCCGAGCGCTGCGGCCCGTATACGACCTGCTACAACCGCTTCGTCAGATGGCGCAAGGCGGGCGTCTGGGACCAGCCCTTCGATGCTGTATCAAGGGCTTACGATGGCGATATGCAGATGATCGACAGCTCGTCGATCCGGGTTCACCAGCATGGTGCCAACGGTAAAAAGGGGGCGCGCCGGATACCGCCCCCGGGGCGTGAGCCTGACGACAGATGCATGGGGCGTTCGCGCGGTGGACTGACCACCAAGATCCACGCGCTGGTCGATGCGCGCGGCCTGCCGATCGCGCTCAAGCTGACGCCCGGACAAGCACACGATGGCAGGAGCGCCGCCGGCATGCGCGATACGCTCGGCGGCGGCGACGTGCTGCTCGCCGATCGCGCCCACGACAGTGATGCCTTGCGCCTCGAGATGGCCGCGCGCGGCGCATGGGCCAACATCAAGCCGATGCCCGGCCGCAAACGCCGCCCGCCGTTCAGCGCCTTCCTCTATCGGTACCGTAACCTCGTCGAATGCTTCTTCGGCAAACTCAAGCACTTCCGTGCCGTCGCCACCCGCTTCGAAAAGTACAGCGAAAACTACCTTGCTCTCGTCAAACTCGCTTCAGCCAAAATCTGGATGCGCTTTACGAGTCGGTGA